In Thiomonas arsenitoxydans, the genomic stretch TGCGGGTTTCGTCGTTGTAGCTGGCGCGGATGTTGAAAATGTAGGGATCGACGGGGGAGCGCAGCCCCATCGCGCCGGTGAACGGGCCGATGAGGGGAATCCCGGCCTGATCGATCAGGGGTTTGGCCGCCAGGGTAGTGGGCGTGCCGACATAGCCCAGCAGGGCGAACACATCACCGCCGTTGATGAAGGTCTTGGTATTGGCCACGGCGCGGGCCGGCTCGTAGCCGTCATCGAGGCTGACCAGCTTGAGGCTGCGCCCGGCTACGCCGCCGTCGGCATTGACCTGCTTGAAATACGCCTCGATGCCCATGCGCAGGCGGATGCCGAGCTGCGCCGCCGGTCCGGTGAGCGGGGCCGATTGGCCGATGACGATTTGCGTGTCAGTCACGCCCGGCGTGGCCGCAAATGCGGACGTGGCCGCCATCAGACTCAGGCCAGCAAACAGGGTGGCAAAAAATTTCATCGTGGTCTCGGAAAAAATGCGTCGGCAAGGATTCTGCAGTTCAGCCAGCCGGCCTGCGCTGCGAGCGTAAGGGACATCAGGGGAGGGGCGACCGGGTCGCGGAACAAGCCAGCTTCCGCGCATGAAGCGAGCAGGGCCCCCCGACCCCGGTTTTTGTAAATTTTTTGCATTGTCCACAACCCGGCCGAGGCTGACAACCGCATCCGCTGCGCTCAGAGGCGGAAATCCAACAGCGTTCAGGGTTTGCCGTGCAGCGCTTCGTCGAGCAGTTCCACCCAGTGCTGCACCAGAATGGTGGTGCCGGACTGCAGATGCTGGATGCAGCCGATATTGCTGCTGACAATGCGCTGCGGCGCGGTTTCGGCCAGATGCTGCAGCTTGCGGTTGCGCAGCTCTTTCGACAGCTCGGGCTGCAGCACCGAATAGGTGCCGGCCGAGCCGCAGCACAGATGGCTTTCCAGCGGCAGCTTGACCTCGAAGCCCAGCTCGCGCAGCAGGGCCTCGGCCCCGCCGCGCACCTGTTGCGCATGCTGCAGGGTGCAGGGCGGGTGGTAGGCGAGATGGTCGACCGGTTTGTTTTTCAGCAAGGTTTTGAGTGATGCGGCGAACTGCGGCAGGTACTCGCTGATGTCCTGGCACAGCGCGCTGATGCGCTGAGCGCGTTCGGCATAGGCGGGGTCGTGCAGCAGATGGTGGCCATATTCCTTGACCATGGCGCCGCAGCCCGAGGCGTCCATCACGATGGCTTCGACCGCGCCGCTTTCCACCAGCGGCCACCAGGCATCGACATTGCGTTTCATGTCGGCCAGCGCGCCGTCGTGGTCGGAGAGATGCTGGCGAATGGCGCCGCAGCAACCGGCGCCGTCGGCCAGCAGCGGCTGCACGCCAACGGCATCGAGCACGCGGGCGGTGGCCGCGCCGATATTGGGCATGAGCGTGGGCTGCACGCAGCCGCCCAGCATCAGCACTTTGCGGGCGTGGTCGCGCTGTGGGCGTTTGCCTGCGCGCTGCCGGGGAGGCACCTTGTCGCGCAGCGCGGCGGGCACCAGCGGGCGCAGCGCCTGGCCGAGCTTGATGGCCGGGGCGAACAGGCTGGAGGTCATGCCTTCGCGCAGCGCCCAGCGGGCGAGTTTTTCTCCGGCGGGACGTTCCACCTTGGCATCGACCACGGCGCGGCCGATGTCCACCAGACGGCCGTATTCCACCCCGGACGGGCAGGTGGTCTCGCAGTTGCGGCAGGTCAGGCAGCGGTCGAGGTGCAGCTGGGTGGTGCGGGTGGGCGCCTCGCCTTCGAGCGCCTGTTTGATCTGGTAGATGCGGCCGCGCGGGCCGTCGAGCTCATCGCCCAGCAGTTGATAGGTGGGGCAGGTGGCGGTGCAAAAGCCGCAGTGCACGCAGTTGCGCAGAATGGCTTCGGCCTGCTGGCCTTCGGGCGTGCTGGCGAATTCGGGGCTGAGATGGGTTTCCATCGGGATCAGAAAAGAGTGGGGAACACGCCGTGCGGATCGAAGGCGGCCTTGACGTTGCGCTGAATGCGCAGCAGCGTGGCCTGCGCGGTGTCGAACACGGGCGCGCTGGCGTCGCCGCCGCGAAAGCGCGTGGCATGGCCACCGGTCTGCCGGGCCGCTTCATGAATGATGGACGCCGGCGCGGCGCTGATAAGCCAGCGCAGGCCGCCGAACCATTCCACCAACTGCGTGCCGGAAAGATCGAGCGCGGGTGCGGTGGAGGGCAGCGACAGTCGCCACAGCGCGGCCTGCGAATCGCCCGGCCAGGTGGGGGCGAACCAGGGCAGGGTCTGCTCGCGCAGCCCGGTCCAGAAAGCGGCGGCTTCCGTCTCGGCCATGCGTTCGCCGCCCAGACGGGTCTGCGCGGCCTGCACGGCCGCCTGCGCGCCGCGCAGCCGTAGGGTGAGCACGCCTTTGCCGGTGCCCGCGCTGCGATCGGGCAGCCAGGCGCTGGCGTTGAGCGGCAGGGGTTGCGCGGCCCAGGTGTTGCAGCGGGTGATGGCTTCGTCCTGCGTCATGGAGAAGCGCAGCGTGGTTTGCGCCGGGGCCACGGGCATGATTTTGAGCGACACGTCGAGAATGACCCCGAGTGAGCCGAGCGAGCCGCACAGTAGGCGCGAGACATCGAACCCGGCGACGTTTTTCATCACCTCGCCGCCGAAGCGCAGTACCTCGCCCTTGCCGCTGAGCAGCGTGGCGCCGAGCACATAGTCGCGCACCCCACCGGCGCTGATGCGCGCCGGGCCGCTCAGGGCGCTGGCCACCATGCCGCCCAGCGTGGCGCGGCCGGTGCGGGCGAAGTGCGGCGGCTCGAAGGGCAGGAACTGGTGATGCTCGGCCAGCGCCGCCTCAATCTCGGCCAGCGGCGTGCCCGCGCGCGCGGTGATGACCAGCTCGGTCGGCTCGAAATGGGTGATGCCCGACAGCTGCGTGGCGTCGAGCGTGTGTTCGGCGGCATCCACCCCGCTGTGCTGCGCGGCGGCCCACCACGGCGCTTTGCTGCCGCCGCCGTGAATGCGAATGCGTTCGCCGCGCGAGGCGGCTTCTCGCACCAGGTCTTGCCAAAGAGGAATCAGATCGTCTGCTTGCATGTACGGGACGCTGCGGCGCGGGGTCGCAGCCAAGATCGGAATGCGAC encodes the following:
- the glcF gene encoding glycolate oxidase subunit GlcF; this translates as METHLSPEFASTPEGQQAEAILRNCVHCGFCTATCPTYQLLGDELDGPRGRIYQIKQALEGEAPTRTTQLHLDRCLTCRNCETTCPSGVEYGRLVDIGRAVVDAKVERPAGEKLARWALREGMTSSLFAPAIKLGQALRPLVPAALRDKVPPRQRAGKRPQRDHARKVLMLGGCVQPTLMPNIGAATARVLDAVGVQPLLADGAGCCGAIRQHLSDHDGALADMKRNVDAWWPLVESGAVEAIVMDASGCGAMVKEYGHHLLHDPAYAERAQRISALCQDISEYLPQFAASLKTLLKNKPVDHLAYHPPCTLQHAQQVRGGAEALLRELGFEVKLPLESHLCCGSAGTYSVLQPELSKELRNRKLQHLAETAPQRIVSSNIGCIQHLQSGTTILVQHWVELLDEALHGKP
- the glcE gene encoding glycolate oxidase subunit GlcE; its protein translation is MQADDLIPLWQDLVREAASRGERIRIHGGGSKAPWWAAAQHSGVDAAEHTLDATQLSGITHFEPTELVITARAGTPLAEIEAALAEHHQFLPFEPPHFARTGRATLGGMVASALSGPARISAGGVRDYVLGATLLSGKGEVLRFGGEVMKNVAGFDVSRLLCGSLGSLGVILDVSLKIMPVAPAQTTLRFSMTQDEAITRCNTWAAQPLPLNASAWLPDRSAGTGKGVLTLRLRGAQAAVQAAQTRLGGERMAETEAAAFWTGLREQTLPWFAPTWPGDSQAALWRLSLPSTAPALDLSGTQLVEWFGGLRWLISAAPASIIHEAARQTGGHATRFRGGDASAPVFDTAQATLLRIQRNVKAAFDPHGVFPTLF